From Kaistella polysaccharea:
CAGGTTTCGTATTTTTCTTTTTGGAGCTGCTCGATGCCCGCAATATCTTCTGGTGTTAAAGTGTAGGTTTCCGCCTTTGGATTGTTATTGCGAATTTCATCCAGGAGCCATATCTTCAGTTGATTGGTTGTCGTGTCGGCGGGCAGATAATCGATCAGATTCGTCACGCGCGACCGCGTAGATTTAATGGCTTTGTCAATGAATTTTAGGGGGTTTACTTTCAGCGCATCGCTCAAAACTGCCATTTCAGAATTGAGTAAAATAGTGCCGTGCTGGATTATCTTACCGTGGCGCGCCAGTTTGGCGTTGCCACTGAATTTCTTGCCGTTTACAAGAAGGTCGTTTCTTCCTTTGAGTTCTGCAGGCACGCCCAGTTTATTAAGCATCGTGAGAACCGGTTTTGTAAAGACAGAAAAATCCCCGAAATCATTTTTTCCCAATAGCGTGTGGAAGGAAAAGTTCAGGTTTCCCAGATCGTGGTAAACCGTTCCGCCACCCGACATGCGGCGCACGACTTTGATGTCTTTCTCCCGTACATAATCCAGATTGATTTCTGCCAGCGTATTCTGGAACTTCCCTACGATGATGGAAGGTGCATTTACATAGAGTAAGAAAATATCTTCGGTTGGAAAACGGGTGAGCAGATATTCTTCAGAAGCGATATTGAAATAGGCATTGGTGGAAGGCGAGTCGATGAGGAGCATAGGTTATTTTAATGCAAAAATAAAGAATCTGTGTGAAACCCTAAAATGATGATTAATATGCAAATTGTGGAAAAAAAGTTTTCAAATCTAAATTTTAAGGAGATGTAAATCTTAATACAAATTATATAATACTATTTATTCCTTATTATAAAACAATATAAATTAAATATTTGCCAATAAGTATGATTCATAGGGTAAGAATTTAATAAATCATGCATTAGTTGACCAAATATTTTGATATTAAAAAAAAATTGTTATACGAATGGAATTTATTTAATTATATTTGTAACCTTAAACAAATGTTATGAAATCAAAAATTATTTTTTTAAAAGACTTTCCTACCGGGAATAAGCTTTTTCTTTCTTTCGTCTTCACCTTATTTTTTGCACTTTTTTCCGCGCAGCAAATTGGTGATTATAAATCTATTACCTCCGGTAATTGGGAGACTACAACGACTTGGGGGGTTTGGAATGGGTCAAATTACGTGTTTAACAATACTTCTCCGAGTAATACTACGAAGTCGGTAACAATTGGTACTAATACAGTCGTGACGGTTGCAACAGAAACTATTGTGAGCATTGGAGAATTAATAGTAAATGGTAGACTGAAACTAAATGCAAATTTAAATTTAGTTAACGGGACTACACAAAATTTGACTATCAAGACTGAAAGTACTGCCTTTCCAAAAGCAGAGATTTATTGGGACGCTGCTGTTCGCCTTACGATTCCTGAAGGTGCTGGAGTTTTTATTGATCTTAACAGTAATGGAGGTGCCTTAGGGCTTACAAGCAGTGGGTCTAATGGATGTACTAATAATTCTGAATTTTACATTGGAACAGCCATCTATGCCAAATGTACAGGAAAGGGGAATACGCCACGTCTATTTAGCGATGTAAACACGGCTGGAGGAACACCGAAAGCGGCGCCTTCTTCTGATTTGTATCTCCTTTGTAAGGGAACAGTAGCAAATATTACTGGAGGACCTAATGGGATGACATCGTACACATGGACCTATCCAAAAAATGTAGCTACAGGACCAAATATCAATAATACAACCGGGACATCCTCAATTCAGAACTTGGGTGCAGTAACTTTTACAGCTGGTGGAAATCATACATTTACGCTAAAAATAACAACTCCTGCAATTGATGGAAATCCATCAGTTTCTAACACCCAATCAATTGTTATCAAAGTAGAAAATATTCGTACCTACACAGGTGGTGCATGGGATGGCGGCAGTACGCTTCCAAAATTTGAATCCATAATTATAAATGATAATTACGTAGTTTCAACTTCGATGGATGTTTGTAACTGTACGATCAATTCGGGAAAAACTTTAACGGTTAATGCCGCTAAACATATCAATATAAGTAATGATTTAATCAATAATGGGACTTTACACATCTCCCCTACAGCCTTTGTTGATGTTAAAAATAACGTAAATAATGCCGGTTTCCTTAATGTGACACCGAATAGTTATTTGAAAGTTAATAACAATATCACTAATACCGCACCGACTGAGCCGGGATTCAATATTCAGAACGATGGAAATTTAATCCAGGTACTAGATACAGGAACTTATACAGGAACAGGGAAGTTTATTGTATACCGTGACTCCCGGATGTCGAAAAATAATTACACCTATTGGAGCAGTCCCGTAAAAGCACAAAAATTAGTAGATTTCTCTCCGAATACTGCTACTAGTAGATTTTATCAGTACATTACTTCAACAGATCTATTCGCCACAGTGGGCAACGCAACTAATTTTAAGCTTGGAAAAGGGTATGCTATAATGGCACCAAGTACGTATACAGAAAAGCAAACCTTTACCGGTATTTTCAAGGGAGCTGCTCACACCGGAACTATTACGAGTGATGAAAATCTGTCCGCAGCAGGAAATGGTTATAACTTAGTTGGAAATCCTTACCCTTCAAATATTGATTTCGATTTATTGTATAGTCAAAACGATGATAGGATATATCATACTGCTTATTTCTGGACGAATGTAGATCCGTATAGAAAAGGAACAACCAATGGTGATACTGCTTACGCAGGAAATGGATATGCAATTTATAACGGAACAGGAGGTGTGGCTGCTACGTCTCCTGCTACCTCTCCAGTTCCTGGACCTGGTATGACCTCGCCTGTACCCACCAAATTTATTAAATTGGGGCAAGGATTTATCGTAAAAGCAAAAGTTGCACTACCACTTAAATTTAGTAACTCAATCCGGGTTGAAACTGACACTTACTTCTTCAACATGAGTAAAATGGCCTCTAAAGACCGTTTCTGGTTGAAATTAACAACACCAGCAGAAAATGTAAATACTATTTTAATAGGATATGTTCCTGAGGCGACCAATGGTTTTGAATGGGATTATGATTCGCCACTTTTTGCTGTAGGTTCAGATTCGTTCTACAGTATTTTAGATGACGAAAAGTTGGGAATTCAAGGCCGTGCTTATCCACTGGACACTCAAGATGTAGTGATGCTAGGAACCAAACATTTTGAAACGGGGAAATACACCATCAGTTTAAGTGAAAAAGAAGGTATTTTTGCCGGGGAACAAAGTATTTACCTAAAAGATAAAGACGCGAAAACATTAACTGATTTAAGCAAAGGTGATTATACCTTCACCGCAGCGGCCGGTGAGTACACCAACCGTTTTGAAATTGTATACTTAACAACTACCATGGGAGTAGGGAATGATGTTAAAAAAGGAGTAGAGGTTTACCGTGATGGTTCTGACTTCGTCATGAGATCTTCTGCGAAAAACATTACAACCTACGAATTGTATGATATGAGTGGCAGAATGATCATGAATCAGAAAACGAATGCAAAAGAAATTCGTTTCGGTGCAGATCAATTGCTGAAAGGTGCTTATATTCTAAATGCGCAGCTGGACGGTGGCGAACGCGTGGTTAGAAAAATAATCAAATAAACAATTTATTAAATAGTTGAAGAAAGGATGAGTGGTTGCTCATCCTTTTTTTGTGGGAATAATCGGTCTGTGTACCCAAAAGTCTAAATTATTTTGTTAATGCTTTAAATTTAGCGGACAGACAATTGAGTGGAGCAGGTGAAAAAAAAGAAAAATAACTGCAAATTTATATAAATGTGGAATTTCCTCATTTTTTTCGTTAAAAAATAGAGTAAGCTGAAAAGATTGCAGCTTTGCGTTGTGTTTTAATAAATATTTTAATAAAGGGCATGTGATAATGTACTTTCACACCTTTGAAGGTTTCAAAAATAAAAAGTATTTTTGCGACCTGAACAAATAAAAATCAATGTGGGGTCTTCACAATCGACGCCGTAATAAAATGCAATTATGATTAAAAAACAACTATTTTCTATAGTTCCCGTATTTTTGGGAATTATGGCTTTTTCCCAGACCAATTTGAATACTTCAGGTTGTAACACCATTCCTGTACTTACGGCCATAAATACTTTCGAAGGAGGAACTCAAAGTCTAGCGGCTACTGGTACTTTTACTAAGGTGAGTGGTAATAGTAAGGGTAATGGAAGTCTTCCAAATAATTTACCCGGCGGAAACGGAAATGGTGGGTTACGAATTTATGGTAAAGGTGGTGACAATGAAACACATCCTTTGTATACTTCTGCTCAGACCTCGTGGTACACAAGAGGAACAACTACGGCTGTTACATTCGGTAGTGTTAACGTTATCAATCGCACCAACAGAGTGATCACATTTAATCTTGCGGCATTCGGAACAACTACAGGTACGATATTCGGCGCAGCAGATTTAGTTAAATTGGAAGTAAGAATACCAGGTTCAACTGAATATTCCTCAGAAATCATAGTTACAGGGAATGGAGCTACGGGAGACGGTTCAAGATTTGACTTCGCAAGTGGTTCTACTTTTACTGAAACGTATGATGGAAATAAAATTCCTACAACCATAGCGGGTACTTACAATGTAATTAAGCTACAATTGCCAGATAATGTGAATTTTAACAATTTAGATTTCAGGATTACGGCAACATCTACTGACGATACCAAATTATGGTTAATCGATGACGTAAAAGTAACCGACGGTGCTTCTCCGGTAACAAAGACCTATTCAGCAGGAGTCTGGAAAAATGCTAATGGCACTACCGGTATTGCGCCTACATTTTATGAAAAGGCAATTATTGAAGGGGCGTTTACTGGAAGTTTTACCGCGTGCGAATGTGAAGTTAAAACAACTGGATCTGTAACGATACCTTCTAATGATATCGTTACGTTGAATAGCAAGTTGGTGAATAATGGAATATTCAC
This genomic window contains:
- a CDS encoding lipoate--protein ligase; this translates as MLLIDSPSTNAYFNIASEEYLLTRFPTEDIFLLYVNAPSIIVGKFQNTLAEINLDYVREKDIKVVRRMSGGGTVYHDLGNLNFSFHTLLGKNDFGDFSVFTKPVLTMLNKLGVPAELKGRNDLLVNGKKFSGNAKLARHGKIIQHGTILLNSEMAVLSDALKVNPLKFIDKAIKSTRSRVTNLIDYLPADTTTNQLKIWLLDEIRNNNPKAETYTLTPEDIAGIEQLQKEKYETWDWNFGFSPQYNFKKAIKIPAGFIEVHLDVVHGLIEKAKIFGDFFASKPLEELETLLVGQKHETDAVEKLLQSVDLTEYFGKVTVDEVVEAFK
- a CDS encoding T9SS type A sorting domain-containing protein, with product MKSKIIFLKDFPTGNKLFLSFVFTLFFALFSAQQIGDYKSITSGNWETTTTWGVWNGSNYVFNNTSPSNTTKSVTIGTNTVVTVATETIVSIGELIVNGRLKLNANLNLVNGTTQNLTIKTESTAFPKAEIYWDAAVRLTIPEGAGVFIDLNSNGGALGLTSSGSNGCTNNSEFYIGTAIYAKCTGKGNTPRLFSDVNTAGGTPKAAPSSDLYLLCKGTVANITGGPNGMTSYTWTYPKNVATGPNINNTTGTSSIQNLGAVTFTAGGNHTFTLKITTPAIDGNPSVSNTQSIVIKVENIRTYTGGAWDGGSTLPKFESIIINDNYVVSTSMDVCNCTINSGKTLTVNAAKHINISNDLINNGTLHISPTAFVDVKNNVNNAGFLNVTPNSYLKVNNNITNTAPTEPGFNIQNDGNLIQVLDTGTYTGTGKFIVYRDSRMSKNNYTYWSSPVKAQKLVDFSPNTATSRFYQYITSTDLFATVGNATNFKLGKGYAIMAPSTYTEKQTFTGIFKGAAHTGTITSDENLSAAGNGYNLVGNPYPSNIDFDLLYSQNDDRIYHTAYFWTNVDPYRKGTTNGDTAYAGNGYAIYNGTGGVAATSPATSPVPGPGMTSPVPTKFIKLGQGFIVKAKVALPLKFSNSIRVETDTYFFNMSKMASKDRFWLKLTTPAENVNTILIGYVPEATNGFEWDYDSPLFAVGSDSFYSILDDEKLGIQGRAYPLDTQDVVMLGTKHFETGKYTISLSEKEGIFAGEQSIYLKDKDAKTLTDLSKGDYTFTAAAGEYTNRFEIVYLTTTMGVGNDVKKGVEVYRDGSDFVMRSSAKNITTYELYDMSGRMIMNQKTNAKEIRFGADQLLKGAYILNAQLDGGERVVRKIIK